The Gloeocapsa sp. PCC 73106 genome segment ATTACTTCCAATACTTCTTCTGTTTATCCCTTTGAGGTTATGCTTCAACCGGTTGATAGTGGTTTACCAAAACCGTCTAAAGTGCAAGCCCAACAAATACGTACTATCAGTAAGCAACGGATTGAGACTAATGTTGTGGGTTTTTTAAGGGAAGAACTAATGAGGGATATAGAAGCGGCCTTGAAATTACATTTGGATCTCTAGTCGCTCACTATGAAAGCCAACAAACTCTCATGAACTACGTCTAGCCGGCTAGGCCTGAGCTAAACGTTTCTCACGCTTCCTCGCCCCTAGTTGCTTCATGCTGACCCACAATATCTGACTTAGGTTGGAGAGTGCGCTATCGTTGTACAATCAAGACCG includes the following:
- a CDS encoding type II toxin-antitoxin system PemK/MazF family toxin, with the protein product ITSNTSSVYPFEVMLQPVDSGLPKPSKVQAQQIRTISKQRIETNVVGFLREELMRDIEAALKLHLDL